From Vigna angularis cultivar LongXiaoDou No.4 chromosome 11, ASM1680809v1, whole genome shotgun sequence:
caagcgtagttgttccttggtattcggttataaacttaagtatatctatatgtatttgtatattttcgttcgttcttaaacactactcaaAATGGTATctcattatatttatcaagcctttctactataagtttagtagtgctcagtcttacaccaagcgctcctactgagtagtgctcggtcttccACCAAGCGCTCGTGCTGagtaagtgctcggtcttacaccaggtaCTCATTCTCCtttctgaaaaatatatatacatatatatgaacGTTAGTTCAAACTCAATAGGGTTCGCCCTTTTCGGTGCTTGGTCTTCGACTGACATTCTGATTGTTCTTGATGTTTAACTTATTCAAAAGCTAAGTATATTTATTGACGTTCGGTCTATTCACCTGATTGAATTCTTTACCTGTATTTGAGGTTTTCACAGTGTCTGTCTTATATTGGTTtcagcctagagtcttagtattCGGCCTAGGCCTATTAGCGTTCAGTCTAACTCGGGAGTTAGTTCATTCAATTGGCTCACCTAGTAAATAAACGTTTCATTCCTAATCGTTCTTGCGAACTATTATGTTAATCACTCCTTTTCTTAAAACCAATGATTCCATCTCTCGGTTTCATCTgtttggaactggagacctttgGTCTCACTCCAAGCATTCGGTCTGGTTCACGGTTGATgtttaacgttcggtatttgatATCCTTAGTGATCTTTGTATGAGGGGTTTAATTGagattattaataatgaaagatgaaaagaatatgatatggatgttttggattatggacgagtgttccggggaggaataactcatgaatgtatattggaaattggtaaagtatgaatgtgggcatgctaagctggcggttcatcctgatgttccgtgattactcttcctcacgtagagaagggtaagtcatgtgtaggaacagtaggaggtcctagtccttatggttaatttggacatataggactaacctcgggtggcagctgttgagggtatcccagttactacatcatccgggtgcacgaacgtcgtagctacacagaattcatacagtccagacagttagtctagtattaggctttgcatgaacgagtgatgaattatcttgtttggttgattgtgtgaaatatatgtttatacatgaattgaattacataagcttaccctatgtttcctgtcttgtctgttttgtacgttcgtctgtatttctattgcaatgatcatccatgtggatgtgaacagaaggagacgagctgctggaagaagaaaacttagtaGAAGTAGAAGTTAAAACCGAACAGTAGAACTGTTCGGTCAGTAGTATAGTCTGATAGTAAGGTGATCGCTCGATCACATTTTCCCTTTGCTTTTGTGTGACCGTTCGGTATgggcttttgtaaaccgttcggtcagaattGCTTATCTTGTACAGTTTAAGTTTTTAGTTCTTTCtataaggtcgttcggccacaAGCGTACTTCTcttttaatgtaagactgagctgtaatattattaaatgtgattattctattatatagttttagactgtattttgggatgctACAATAAACTTATTTGACTAGtataattacttaaataattaaaatttaaagatgactcatgacatttatatataaaaataaaaatactatttatattagtttaaatcacatttttcattaaaataaacatatcaagattgattgtaattttatttatgaaaatttagtATATGAAAGTATCAAGattgaatttgttatttttactaTCAACTAGTAGATATTTTACTAAATCGtaacaaaaacttaaaattattatatttgttaaaattgagtacacattatttatatacacgagattagagaaaaataataaatgtaataaactttagtttatcttttttataatttatatatatatatatatatatatatatatatatatatatatatatatatatatatatatatatatatatatatatatatatatatatatgtggcCCTACTAATGACTTCATCTCCATGGCTTGGGTAAGTTAATATTCACTTTATCTGCTATATTTGATAAATGAATGAAGGATACAATGAATTTAGATGTGTAAACCAATGGCACAAAACGTTTTGGTCctaaaaagtattttaagatGTTACGAATAATCATTTTAGTCAACAGTCAACTTTTAGAAAGATATAATAGGAAGTATAAGAGTGCATTCATAGAACGATTCTCACTTATTTTAAACTGTAGTAATATCATCGTACTGTTTTCCTATTTTGGAATACTTGTCAGGagaaatcataatataaaacaagtGATGATAAGAATAGATAAGAAAATTAGGTACATAGAAAGAAATACACGTATCCTTTTGTAAGAAGggttacattaattaaatatgtaatatctattattattattatattcgttaaaaatttcaaatcaaagataatgctaaattataatatatataaatcttatattataagttagttttgtaaatttgtgaaattaagttagaattaaaatgactttctaataaaatttaaatttatgatttaaaacatttgaaaatttcGGTTCTAGAAATTGAATACCCGTTAGAATTAGCGTTCAAAATGCAGAAATTGAGTAGAAGCGACTTTCCCTGATTGAGCTGTCAGTTGGATAAATAAACGAAGAAACACTAAAACTTGAGACATTATGGTCCAAAAACTTTACAACAAACTTGAAAGTGAGATtactttcttcctttttccaAACATTTTACAGCAAGAGAAAACACAAGAATAAAGACAAAGACTCAACTTGATTTACAGTCAATCCGTTTTTCATATCCAAATATATGAATTAGGTACAGAGAATTTGGCCACGATTATTTAGTTTGAGAGTTTGAATATCTGAATCAGTTATTTGAACGTTGAAACAAGTGTCAAAAGTGGGTATCTTCGCTGAAAGTTCCTTCTATGCCATGTGTGTTTGTTTCGAATGATGACGGCAATAAGCAGGTGAAGATTGACGACTAccagaaaaataaacaaacaaatctccaaattaaaaacaatttttaaactttttgcGATAAATTAGGAACAAAAATTGTAAAAGTAAATCATAATCTACTATAGAGtttcaaataattgattatacataatatttttaaattttctattaatatttgtatttttatttatttatactattatataaagagattttaattgtatatttttatttttcaattttacattttaataagtaattatttatgtaatatatcTCAGTTTAATAGATTCAACTGCTAACTTGaactattataaattatgtGTTAAGTATTGATCATCATATATGcttataatatgtatttaaagtttttttttatgaatctcaataatatatttttcataatatataaaatttttcaataagaaaatatccaatatatatatacacacacactcTAGCTATCatatttaaaagaagaaaaacttataaataatcaaaatgattaaaataaacaatcatTCACAAACACTAACTTcatttaatacattatataaGTAAACTATAATAATTAGCTGGGAAGAATTTtgtgtattaaataaaaagttatgtCCTATCATaagtattttaataactaattatttatttcaattgaaATGTTAATAactcattatttattttcaattactttagaaaaatattcaaatacaataattactatatttttttaataatgatgaAAAACATTTCTTTAAATACATATCTCTAATCAAATATTCTAATGTTCAAAGTGAagattcatatatatatatatataggagtGTTCAACATTTCAGTTTAATCTAATTGTTAATGAAGTGAGTATCCCAATTTTTCCAAGATTACTTAGAATCCAACCCTAGTGAAAGGTTGGTTCAACCAACAAGCAAACATTTCTTGTCTCTTTGTCAAACCCAATTTTGATCCTAACCTAGAAAACGGTTAGCTCGTTCAACAAGGCATAAACTAGACATGAAATTCTTCATAATAAAAAGTATCCCAAACCCTAAAAGAGTGTTTttgttatcaataaaaaaagtaaatacattaattatagtaaataaataaataaatgataaaatataatataattaaaataacaataaaaactagaagataatttctttttaatcatataaattatattttgttataaattttcCATTTAAATCTAAACCAAGCATTAAGCAAGACTACTGGTAAACTTTCCAGCATAAAAACTCCTCTTTTATTTAAGTGGGTTTTCGTCAACTCAAAAATCTTATCACTGAATTCAGGTTATATAGCCATGATTAAGTATCTGGTCTTTTTGGCAAACTCACATCACCTTCCAACTCATATTTTTATGCATAGATAGAAGTAATGTCAACTTTTAGGCCTTGTTCtcttgagtgaatttggaggagAGTAATTGAAaggatttgagagaatttgaagataaattttttagttgtttatttgagtgaatttggaggtaaatgaaagtgaatttgaaagtaaagtttgtgagaattagtataggattttattgacgtgacaaattaaaaaaatttactttcaaatccactctctTTTGCCTcgaaattcactcaaataaacgacaaaaaaatttatcttcaaatctctTCAATTACTCTTCCTTAAATTCacttaagagaacaaaaccttACATACTTAAAAAGTAATGTACAACAATATCCGTTTCTTAATATGTAAATGATTAATGTTTTTAAGAACTTATTTCAAGATacaataagatttttttaaatgtttctaAGAAATTCAAAActaacaaacaaatttataagaAGGATTGATTTTTTCTGAGAAACTTCTCAGGTGCATGGTGGACGGATTTTTTCTGCTCCGGTAAAGAAGGAACACGCCGAAAAGGAGGacaaaaaccatttttttaataatcctGTTTTCACAACATGCTTCTACTTATATATAAACCCCTTactatacaaaataataatgtaagAATTAAATTCCGAAATTAAAGAGACAACTCTACACCCTTCTAGCAAAACCCCTCCACAAGGTAAAAGTAACTTCGTTTATGTCTTATATGTTTCCACATTAGTGACAAAATTCAGCTAAAAAAATTAGTACACATGATCCaatatgaatatgaaattacaaaataggtttaatataatttaaatttctaaacttatatccaaattaaaatttgtatgttttaaacttgttatattttgttttttaaacttaaaaataaatgtatataattctttcaatctaattatcttaaatttttttattttctacttgtcaaatatatttcctttgatatttaaattgtttaaccTTTTAACACCTTATAACTTAATTGTTAATACGAAACTCtaatttaataagttttaaaaaatataaaacaattaatgttattaattaaaaaaattgtatcaaaatttaaaatataaataaatttcgaAGGCTAAAATCCTATTTTGATcctctaatttttataaaaagttctattagacttttaattttttggttcaatttattcttaaagATTTTAAAGATGCTCCTATTAAGTAATTTTCGctatattaacattaaatttatgttaaagtttatatatcaaatcactttactaaaaaataaaattaatttaaatatttaaattttttagataaggtgatttaatatgaaaattctAATATACAAAAATGACCGtgaatatttctaaaaattaaaaaaagttaaattgaatgaaacaaaaattaagaatttaattacatttttataagaattaaaagagaaaaataagattttaaccaatttttaaaatatatttagaaaccAGAGAAGATAATACATGGAGCGGTCGAAGTTCACAGTATCGAGTAGTAGGAGGACCTACAGCAGTCATAGTTTGGTAAAATGAGATGCACAACACTGACTTTAGGTGTGAATTTGAAGATTTAAACACAGCCGAAAAACAAGCCCTGCATCACGCCTACGAAAAATAATGATGTTTCTCAAGTGACGACAGCTTTCTATTTCGGTCTCATACCTCTATCAACATTAGACTGACTGTCGCTAAATCCTATCATAAACATAATACCTTTTACTATAAATACAAACCTAAGGAAGCATCTTCTCACAACCCtaatttctaaatataaaaattcaagatcatGGATCAGCAACACGAAAGTCAACCTTCTTCAACCAAAGTCGACAGAAAGATTGTAGAGAAAAACAGGCGAAGCCAAATGAAGAATCTTTATTCTGAACTCAACTCTCTTCTGCCTAGTTATAACCCCAAggtctgttttttattttgtttatccaTGAAAGCtgaaaactttttatattatgtgATGAAATTACTGTGATGAATATATATACTGATATGATGTAGGTTTTTGTTGAATTAACTCAGCAAGTGGTGGCAGTGCCTGATCAAATAGATGAGGCGACGGAGTACATCAAAAGGCTGGAGGAAAAAGTGAAGATGgcgaaggagaagaaagaaaggttaATGGAAAGTAAGAGAAGTGGAAGTGGTTTATCGAGTGGTTTTGAAACAAGAGGAAGCGAAAAGCCGCCAAAAATGGAGATTCACGTAAAGGGTTCTGTGCTTCAAGTCATTCTAACATGTGGGGTCGATAACCACTTTGTTTTCTGTGAAATTATCAGAATATTGCGTGAAGAGAATGTTGAGGTAATCACTACCAGTTATACAATTGTTGGAGATTCAGTGATTCATGTCGTGCACGGGGAGGTTAGTATATATATCTATGTCTTAATTCATCTTTAAAAGAAAACCATGAAGAAATCTATAACCATTTTTCTCTATTTGATTACTTAGGTTGGGCAATCTATGATCCATTCTGGAGCTAGCAAAGTGAGTGAGAAGCTGAAATGGTTCCTAAACGGATCCATCTCTAATGAAGAAATGGAGCCTGGAATGTTATGGGGTTCTGAAATTGGAGCTACTCTTCCATGGGTTCTTCTAGATCCTACCCCACACAATGCCTTACAACCAAATCCTTagtgaaattaaaaacaaggaaaaaatacataaatttatgtGAGCTGAAATTAAGGGTAATGCTTTTAGCCTCTggtgtaagaaaaaaaaagacatgaTTTCCAAAAAAGGAAAATGGTGTTATGTTGTAATAAGTGTTTACTTTATTTCCATTACAATGAGTACttctttatttatacaaatgtTAATACCCACCGATTATGATTGTAATAAGTGTTACTTGATTTTATCCGAAATAAGAAATAAGGTCTTTCTGTCTTGATGATAAGTGTCAAGATCATTAGGTcagtaaaatttttaaaattttaatattttttactaatttctTTCACTTTCCTTTTGCAAAATCTtgaatacaaattatattttgaaaaatatttttatttctaaaaatatttgtaaaccttcatcttataaaaaaattaaccatAGACCGATGGTCAAGGATTTACAATAGGGAATGCAATATCTCAAACGAAAATATTTATCGTcttcttcaaatatttgtttgaCAAAATTCACCCATAACAAAATAcagacacaaaataatttttttaattataactaatgatTTTTAATCATAACCAAAACCATTATGATTCAAAAATTGTTAGAAATAAAACAATGTATTTGTATCTCGAAAATCAGAATAATGTTTATCAGTACTAAAATTGTTGTCAGTGTAAGAAATCTTAAATAATCTAAGATCAAAATACATATCATTGACAATGGAGATCAAATATACAacatattacaaatattaagaTTTTGTAGAAATATATAAACAGAATCTCAAAAGCAGTAGAAAAACAATCACAAATAGAGGCACAGTCACAATAGATACAAGTTTAATTGAAGGTACAAGCAAATATGCCATcacaaaatataagaataagtaaaattgaaaatacttTTGCAATAGCATATACATACAAAATatgtaaacaaaaataaatattttaaagacaaaaatattttttacattaaacaTAACATCAccatcaattaaaaaatacggggaaataaaaaaaataaaaatgatgatgttttctttttctattttaatcctGTATGTTGACAATTATGATGCtaaaagtttacttttttattatattcttgaCTTTCAGTATTTTGGATATGGTAAAATTTGACATgctttttacaaattatttgacaatatttattacactttttttttatttagttatatttattgaatatgtATGGTATGCATTTTATAAGACACAAATAagaatatttaacttttttatagaTTTAGCTTACACATATTACTATGATTTTGTTAAGGATTCgttaatgataaattattacAGTTTACTACGAATTAATTAGGGATAACTAGGAAATATTTACTACAAATATGTTAGTTAGTAACTTGGTACTACAAATTTACTTACAAATATCTAGAGACAAATAGCTATGAATCtcttaaagaataattaaagaTTACGGCGAAACCGTTTCATCCCTTattaattacttatatttagtaatgaaaattttctttgatgtttttttattaattctttaCAGAATAATTTTGcaaggaattaaaaaaaaataattagaaattatttcATCTCAAAtatgtaacttttttataatgattaattgGATACTAATTTCTGATAATTTACTTGTATATAATATATGGTGAATTTTTATTCTGAGTGTCctctgaaataaaaaataacggGATAACTCCTCCAATTATCCATGCAAAACTGTTTAGTTTTTacgttttttaattatattattttaatgcaATAAACAAGCAAATATACCAAGAGTACATGTATTTTCAGTAACAACAGCAACAAAGAAAACCGGATTTtcgtaaaaaaaatattgattttcactgaaaattattaattttatttaaaacatagaTTATTTTCCGAAAAACATttgacttttaaaaaaaaatatttttttttctaaaacataatTGTCCTGTAAATTTATCACATTTGTTTCCCCGTTTCTACGACAGAGCATTAGTTTTCCATGTCAGTAACcaataaaagaacaaattagCTAAACGCGCAAAAGAACATTCAAGTCCAATTAAAAGAAACCACTTTCAATTCAGAGTTTGATTTCAGCCGTTTAGTTTGACTTTTTAATAttccaattaaattaaataggttaaaatataattttagtattttacaATTCATTATACTATTATTCTGAATTTTATTAATGAGATATTACTCttttaatgttataaattttattattttaatataattgttaCATATTTGCCCAAATCAAGGTCGATTAATTATGACGCAACATGAAATAAATGAATGACGTAACAAGCaatatataactatttaaagttaaacattttCTGCTATTATAGTATAaagtttatgattttgattCCTTTCATTAGATGaacaattttagtttttcattaatGTATATTTTGTTGAAAGTTCCTGTGACTGAATCCACGAAAAAAACTTGATCAATAGGTGCAATTCTTCAAAGATGAGTTATATGTTCTTGAAAATAGTGAAAAGAGACAAATATTATGTAAGTGCAGAGAAGGAACGTGGAAGGAGGAAGATTTAACGTAGCAAAAATGGTAAGGATGAAACGTAGAAGAGGAAACAAACATGACACGTGGGGGCGTACGGTCCAACAAAAATAGAAGATGTTTGAATATAGAACATTACCCACGTTACTGTCTCTTCAATAATTTATCAAACTGTTCGATCATATCTCTCCCTTCATTTATTAACAAGGGGGAGAATTTGGCTACTAATCATACAAAAGTAGGCATAAAATTTGTCATATTGGAAAAGTACATGCTTCACTTTTGTGGTTAGattcttttcatatttatttaattgactTCATTATTATGTTTCTTATCCTTCTTTACAATTCCAAAGTATAAGTTGTTGAGACACAAATTTTCACGGATTGTCTGGAGAGTGAAGAGAATATTTATTAGTTAACTTGAGAAAATTTGTGTTGTCGAAAAAGATAATCAAAGACTTTTGTGTGAGGAAATAGAAGAATTTGGGTGGATAATGagagaatattttaaattaacattataaaatatatacgATATTGTTTTATTCGTGACTCGAAAGGCCGGTGCAAATTCTAATTAATCTTTCACACTTGGTCATATTACCTAGGTTTATGTCTtactaaataataatagaaaaaaaagttctTATTATATGGGAAAAATTATGTTGTTAATGCTACTTGTATCAGTGGGCTACACTTCCAAGTTGTGGTCTATGTTAGGCACAACTTAACTCTCAGGACCACTTGATAAAGACATAAACATCTCTTTGTGCACTGAACGTAGAGTAGCATGCATTTGGTAACTATTTTGCTAATGAACACACTTTTCGCTCATTTTCCCTCCTCTCTTTGAGGGGATTGGACATTCTTCCTTTGGTTTCAGTCGCGATGTGAAAGGGAGAGTTTAGATTATTAGGACCTTCTTAAATATCTCTATTCTCCTTCTTAGCTCTCCCTCTTTATTGTTTAGTTTTTCTTTctgtgttttttattcttttgtgtTCTTTATAACAATGTAGTGTTGTTAAAAAGctgacaaaaaataataaaaatcacaaattaaaattttcctaTGCATGTAGATCATTATTTTTAAAGGCTTATTTGTGATGTGTTGTGTAAGTCTCTTATGATACTACAAGAGCTTTTCAGAAATTTTTGATGATCTCAAAATAAGCAAGGAACtctaaaaagaataaaagaataaacccaCGATTTTTTAGGAAGGAAACAAAAAAGggagaaaatgagagaatgagaGGATGAGAgagttattttttatgtgttttggaTTGAATGAGGTGCTCTATTTGTAGAGCTAAAATCAGAAGGTAACGATCCAATGACATGACTTGCAGGCTACACTTTGCATCACAGTTTGACAAAAACTATTCAAAGCTAAACTTCTTTAGGTTTGCGGTGAAGAAAACGAAAAGTAATGTTCATCCACAAAAAAGGAACAATATTTTGCAATACTATATCCAACGTGTATAGCAATCtcccacatattgcaaaagacgagaaagaaagattgaaagaaagaaaagacaaGTTTTCATAAGATGTAATGCATCGGAGTTGGTATAATAAGCTACATGAACCAGTCCTAGGTcgagaaacttaacacacaatgTAATTGGTATAACTAGCTATATGAACAAAGGACACTtgagtgtgttagaggtttatcaatcacaaaaCACCCCCACAATCCTTCTTATCGTTGTATTACGCTTACTAGGTCATGTGCGTGTCcgatattcatgagtgctctagagatcatactaagatctcatgcaagtagccccacttgacactcatacaagtgatttcatcaagtgtatgttTTATCAGCATCATTAGGTAAAAAACCATCACATAGCAATACATTATCAAGTTTTCATCTCATTATTTTGCTGCTTGTTTCAACTCAtacaaagattttgaaagtttacATACTTTATTCTCTTGACTAGGTACAACACACACTTCCAattgagtcatataaatttcctcctcTAAATCATCATTCAAAAAGGTATTTTTAACATTCATTTGGTGTATCACTAGCTTACGTATAACTACTAAGACTAACAACACTCGAATAAAGAAAATCCTAGTCATAGggataaaaatatcaaaataatctaTGATTAGATTTTTAGTAAAACCTATTGATAGGGGGAGTTATGTACAGCTAAACTCATATCTCACATAtgagttttttatgatgacaaaagaaatgttttatagtttcttgcacaacaaaatggcaAAACAACTACTTGATAATATTTGTGATTGTGCTTGAATTGTTTAGTACATGTATtcattgattgaaaatgaatcATTGGTTGAAACATTTTGCACATTGCATatatgaaataatcgattacaatgtcttataatttgttaaatttcttCAGATTTATGTTTATGCTTAACAGGGGCAAAACAATtatgttttaaccgattacattaagtgtataacaaattaaaactaTGCTTAACAGGGGCAGTACATGATTACTGAGTGCATTGAAGTGTTTTGTATGGaacaagttttcaaaattgctGAAGTATGGAACTTAACCGAatacattattttcataatcggttaaaatgtgttttaagtGAAAACCTTTTTCTTGAAAATTCATAACTGTTATTAACggttatattttgaatattgtggcttgtatgttttgtttaatcgattgcatgcgtttttaatctgttaaatcttatgcaaatataaaattgttaaagcagattgaaaaaattaacagattacattaaatgtttaatcaattaaattgcatcaaagttaaaaaatctataaataggcACGTTGCTCTTTGTTCTcaataattttatgattctAATCTTTCATAACTAACTTGATTGTTGAGTTTTAATTGCAGGAGCGTCCTAATTTCTTGAAGAATCAAATATTGCTACATTGGAAAGAAATCCATAATGATTCTTGCAAGACTGAAGTGCTTACACATTGCTGATCAAATCTTCACTCTTGGTGTATTCTATTGTGATCATTGTTAATCTACAATTAGGTTGATTGTGTTTCCCTATTGCTGAGAGCCATGAAGAGGACTTTGTGAAGTTCTAGTACTTACGAGTTAGGATTGCTCTAAGGGTGACAGAAACTGTGTGATCTTTCTGGGTTTGTACTATAGTTCATATTGAGTTGGGAAAGGAGAGTACATTTGAGAGGGTTGTTCTCTATATGTGTTGCTTGTAAAACTCTATCAATATAGTGGATTCCTTCATCTTAGGTTGATTGAAGAAAGACTAGACGTAGGCATTGGCCGAACTAATATAAACACTTGTGTTAATCTTTTTATCCCTTCTTTTTTGATATTGTTCATATTCTTGTTTGATTGATTCCAAGAAAACTTCAAAGattttaaagaggaaaaccaattcaccccccccccctcttggttgagaTTATTGGCCTAACTTTTTCTACAATTGGAACCAGAGTTAGGAATTCGAATTTTACTCGAATTCAGTATTTTCTTGAGCTGTGTTGCTTTCATGCATGTATGAAGTAGCCTGTTGCATGCGCCCTCTTGGTTTTCTAGTTGGTTTTCTGTCGATCAGTGGTCTAA
This genomic window contains:
- the LOC108333769 gene encoding transcription factor bHLH162 isoform X1; this encodes MDQQHESQPSSTKVDRKIVEKNRRSQMKNLYSELNSLLPSYNPKVFVELTQQVVAVPDQIDEATEYIKRLEEKVKMAKEKKERLMESKRSGSGLSSGFETRGSEKPPKMEIHVKGSVLQVILTCGVDNHFVFCEIIRILREENVEVITTSYTIVGDSVIHVVHGEVGQSMIHSGASKVSEKLKWFLNGSISNEEMEPGMLWGSEIGATLPWVLLDPTPHNALQPNP
- the LOC108333769 gene encoding transcription factor bHLH162 isoform X2, whose amino-acid sequence is MDQQHESQPSSTKVDRKIVEKNRRSQMKNLYSELNSLLPSYNPKQVVAVPDQIDEATEYIKRLEEKVKMAKEKKERLMESKRSGSGLSSGFETRGSEKPPKMEIHVKGSVLQVILTCGVDNHFVFCEIIRILREENVEVITTSYTIVGDSVIHVVHGEVGQSMIHSGASKVSEKLKWFLNGSISNEEMEPGMLWGSEIGATLPWVLLDPTPHNALQPNP